The nucleotide sequence AGAATTAATAGACAAAGGCTTTAAGGCCGTGGTCACGGTAGTGGATACGGCGCGCCTCGATGAGAAATTTTTGGGCCGTGAATTCACCCATGGCCTGATTGAAGAGTTGGAAAGCCTTGGAGTAGACGCGTGCGGTGAGGAAGGCGAGTTCCATACAGTGATCGTTGATGGGCCGATTTTTGTTGAACCGGTTCCCGTAGTTTTTGGCGAAAAGGCAGCGAATGGGAACTACCGGATGCTTGAAGTGAAACTTCATTCAGAGGAGTGATCGGGATGATTCAATTTGTGGGCGTGGAAGAGCAGCATATCCGGCAGATGGCAGTATTACTGGCCAAACGGCATGAGCGGGAGCGGAAATTTTTTCCCTTTTTCCCATCGGAGTTTGAAGAATTTGATGAAGCCGAAATGGTTCTCCGCAAGATGCTGGAGCGTCCGTACATCAGCGGAATTGTAGCGGTCAGGGGCATTGATGTCATCGGTTATCTGCTGTATGAATTCAAGGAAAGCGCGGAAAGGGGCCGTTACGTCTGGATGGATTATGAAGCCGTGGCCATCAAAGGAACCGAGCATCCACGCCTCCTGCGGCTGTTGTATGCAGATGCCGGGGCGGAATGGGTCAAAAACGGCTATTTCCACCACGTGATGATGGTTCCGCTCGGCGATCGTAAAATTGTCGCGGAATGGCTTGACCAGTCTTTCCGGTATGAACAGAAATACGCCGTCTTGCCGCTCCAGGACTTTGAAGCGGAAACTGCCGACCCAGTACCGGGCTTGGTTTTCCGGACAGGAAGCCGGGAAGATGGTCCGCTGCTGAAGAAGATGGCGCTTTGGAACAGCATTCATCAAGCTGCGGCCCCGTCTTGGCAGCCGATCACGAAAGAGACAATGGAAGACATCAAGAGCAGCTACGAAGAATTATCGGCTGATGGTGGCGCCTATTTGTGGCTTGCGGAACAAGGAGAACAGATCGGCGGTTTCCATGTCTATTTTAGAAAAGCCGATCCGCTCAGCCTGGTAACGCCTGAGAATTGTGTGGCGCTGCCCGCCGCTTCCACCAATCCCAATTTGCGCGGCACGGGAATCGGGAAAGCGATGGCCCAATATTGCTTTGCGGAACTGAAAAATGAAGGATTTGATTATGTTTTCGCCGATTGGCACTCGCCGAATCATTTGGCTTCTTACTTCTGGCCGAAGCTGGGCTTTCAGCCGGTCATGGTCCGCATGTCCCGCCAAATCGATCCGCGGATCGCATGGGCGCATGGGAAATAACGTACATGAAAAACCCGCATCCTGAAACAAGGAAGCGGGTTTTTTACTCTTTCCGGAAAACCCAGGTGCGCTGGACGACAAAGCCGAAAAGAAACAGAACGGTATCGACAAACACTTTCAGGATGACTTCACCGCGTCCCAGCCATTCCGCATATAAGAAATGGACGGATCCGGCGGACATCATCATGATGAACACGGCTAGGATATAGTAGCGGATAAAGGATTTTCTCGATCCTTGGCCGAAAACCTTGTTGCGGTTCACATAATAATTGAATAAAGAAGACAGAATCCGGGCAGCAACTGTTGCGAAAATGATGAACAGCTGGGGTTCTTCGCTGCGCCATAATTGGATAAACAGCCAGTAAAGGCCAATGTCGAGTGCAA is from Planococcus liqunii and encodes:
- a CDS encoding GNAT family N-acetyltransferase; the encoded protein is MIQFVGVEEQHIRQMAVLLAKRHERERKFFPFFPSEFEEFDEAEMVLRKMLERPYISGIVAVRGIDVIGYLLYEFKESAERGRYVWMDYEAVAIKGTEHPRLLRLLYADAGAEWVKNGYFHHVMMVPLGDRKIVAEWLDQSFRYEQKYAVLPLQDFEAETADPVPGLVFRTGSREDGPLLKKMALWNSIHQAAAPSWQPITKETMEDIKSSYEELSADGGAYLWLAEQGEQIGGFHVYFRKADPLSLVTPENCVALPAASTNPNLRGTGIGKAMAQYCFAELKNEGFDYVFADWHSPNHLASYFWPKLGFQPVMVRMSRQIDPRIAWAHGK